One Prunus dulcis chromosome 7, ALMONDv2, whole genome shotgun sequence DNA segment encodes these proteins:
- the LOC117635273 gene encoding LOW QUALITY PROTEIN: transcription factor SAC51-like (The sequence of the model RefSeq protein was modified relative to this genomic sequence to represent the inferred CDS: inserted 1 base in 1 codon) codes for MEKVIEELKMEVIVPLRHPELSRWLGVRPMSGNETKLIYNSDCPPSQDPPFASKKFVYGYGSHEAGLTISMNQIGSTEHLLHEEIGVNHIIEESEMHEDTEEINALLYSDDYDDEDNNDDDGDDNDSDCGEDDEVKSTGHSPIDLQVSYGKKEHVEELTEKVISSDASNKRHKLLKGGYRQLSPMETVVNLIQPYGSHGHGNNMESSYGLGQIQGEEIHSTVGKMKSKXDTIREKIRVFESVIPDAKGKDSVFIIDKAIEYLKSMQLAAETLGVSFHEEAAFRPC; via the exons ATGGAGAAGGTGATAGAGGAGCTGAAGATGGAGGTGATTGTGCCGCTTCGCCATCCGGAGCTGTCTCGGTGGCTCGGAGTTAGGCCAATGTCTGGGAATGAAACAAAGCTAATATATAATTCTGATTGCCCTCCTAGCCAGGATCCACCATTTGCCAGTAAAAAGTTCGTTTATGGTTATGGTTCACATGAAGCAGGACTAACAATCAGCATGAACCAAATTGGTTCAACCGAGCACCTCTTGCATGAAGAGATCGGTGTGAATCACATAATTGAAGAGAGTGAGATGCATGAAGACACAGAAGAAATCAATGCATTGCTTTACTctgatgattatgatgatgaagataataATGATGATGACGGAGATGATAATGACAGTGATTGTGGTGAGGATGATGAAGTAAAAAGCACGGGTCATTCTCCAATAGATCTTCAAGTGAGTTatggaaagaaagaacatGTGGAGGAATTAACAGAGAAGGTCATCAGTTCTGATGCTTCAAACAAAAGGCATAAATTACTCAAGGGTGGTTACAGGCAATTATCACCAATGGAGACTGTTGTTAATTTGATACAGCCGTATGGATCTCACGGGCACGGGAACAATATGGAATCGAGCTACGGACTTGGCCAGATCCAAGGAGAGGAAATACATTCTACTGTGGGTAAGATGAAGTCCA AAGACACAATTCGTGAGAAAATTAGAGTTTTTGAGAGCGTGATTCCTGATGCTAAGGGCAAGGATTCAGTGTTCATTATAGACAAAGCTATAGAATACTTGAAGTCTATGCAGCTTGCAGCCGAAACTCTGGGAGTGAGCTTCCATGAAGAAGCTGCGTTCCGTCCATGCTAA